Proteins encoded by one window of Amaranthus tricolor cultivar Red isolate AtriRed21 chromosome 4, ASM2621246v1, whole genome shotgun sequence:
- the LOC130811512 gene encoding agamous-like MADS-box protein AGL62, which yields MSERKSGKRKIEIKAIENKTSKQVTFSKRRNGFFKKASELCSLCGSQLAIITFSGAGKLFSFGHPSVHTVIDRYIHFSNLKIAENDNKSSVDKLSQEYKELLRKIESEKKMIKDFGSSNNNNNNNNNNNNNNNLGFWWDKEIDDLEVCELEEFKVALQALRGEVGSRIDEMNGCWTSLMSRDNNGNLQRDEKIIMHPGFPINSSLFGQASHGDCSANL from the coding sequence ATGTCAGAAAGGAAATCAGGGAAAAGGAAGATCGAAATAAAGGCAATCGAAAACAAAACAAGCAAACAAGTAACGTTTTCAAAGCGTAGAAATGGTTTCTTCAAAAAGGCAAGTGAATTATGTTCCTTATGTGGTTCTCAACTTGCTATCATTACTTTTTCCGGCGCCGGTAAACTCTTCTCTTTTGGTCATCCCAGTGTTCATACTGTTATTGATCGTTACATTCATTTTTCCAACCTTAAAATCGCCGAAAATGATAACAAATCTTCTGTTGACAAGCTTTCTCAAGAGTATAAGGAGCTTCTTCGCAAAATCGAGTCAGAAAAGAAGATGATTAAAGACTTTGGttcatcaaataataataataataataataataataataataataataataatttagggttttggtGGGATAAGGAAATTGATGATTTAGAGGTTTGTGAGCTTGAAGAATTTAAGGTTGCATTACAGGCTTTAAGAGGTGAAGTGGGTTCAAGGATTGATGAGATGAATGGTTGTTGGACGAGTCTTATGTCGAGGGATAATAATGGAAATTTGCAAAGAGATGAAAAGATAATTATGCATCCGGGTTTTCCTATCAATTCTTCTTTGTTTGGACAGGCTTCTCATGGGGATTGTTCTGCtaatttataa